The Theileria parva strain Muguga chromosome 1, complete sequence, whole genome shotgun sequence DNA window TCCCTAATCATAACAACGTAAAAGAAACTGAAAGTTTGAGTCTATTGGTACCTCTAGACATATTTCACTCAGAAATGTACAACTCAACtgatgtaaattatattaaagaCAGTAAGGAAtttgttacacatttgaaCAGTTTGGGGTTTAATAAGATATTACTGTGCTCtggtaataataatgtatataatttttatcataatttattaaaatattatttgcTATGCggttatttatttttaaaatttatgtaaatttattgaaattgGATGTTTTCcaagttaataaaatggGTTAAATAGGAATTTTGTCGAATTTGGATATTTTCCTTTTAAACTCTTCATGCGCTTGATCCCAAACTTTACTAAATTCTGAATTGTCCACAACTCTTATCTCTTCCAAATCATCCTATTAAACtcatataaatatttaaattgtaTTAGTATGTGTAAGTGATACCTTGAATAGTTTTGGCCACCATATGAAGCAATCCTGAATGTCAACATGTTTGTGTACATTAACTTTAATGAATTTACAAGTTTCAACCCTAGTGAAATATAAAGGACACTGAGAATTCTTTTCCTTATTAACGGagtttgaaaatgatttcAAGGCTTCCCAGTCAACATCCAGGGTCACAATCTCCCAGTTCCAGTAATTCTCATCCTCTCTAATCTTACTATAAAATTCCTTAGATAGTATTAACTCAGCTGACTTGTCCACATTATTCCCCAAGCTATTATAATTGTTTGAGCTGTTATTGTATACTTTTATTGAGCAATCATCGAGTTTTACTTGAAGTTTGTAATagttaaagttaattagGAGAAGGAAATTTACTTCATATCTATCTTGAGTAAATATGTGAGAATTTACTGTCACTATACCGTACAAAACCCTTTTATACCATTCtttatttaaatctatCTTACAAGCATTGACGATTGAGTTAGTTTTTGAGGATAATTGATTAGAATTTGAATTATTAGCCTTGTTTACAATGGAGTAACCCTCTTTCTGTATAACTACTTGCTGgtttttatttaacttgGTAACATTGATCTTAGATTCCTCGCCATCGTCTGAAACCTCCAATTTATCCCACTTAGAATAATCTATCGTCATATTCTAGtcttcattatttaatttttgactgaaatgtattaatttgtggaataaaaaaatatttaaagtagccaaaatagtaaaattgtTGTTGACGTTGAAATGCGATAAATTAgccaatttattaaaattaacctACAGATTCTTTAAAATCCTGAATATTTAAGTAATTAAAAGCTAATGTAACAGAgaatttgaagaatttaaaaataattttaaaaattggcTAAGGTACATCTTGGGTCAGGTATACCAAGATCACATAagattttttagatttatgtttatttaaaaatttttttaacatgTTTCAGAGGTTCATTTTTTCTTTgatttttctaaaattcTTTTAATGTGTTGCTTTGCATAGGTTTTATCGTACCATATTTAACATGGTATTTAAAAATCAGACTTTAAAATCACAAAATATACTACGTTAtcatattaataaattttttactaaagtgtaaaatataatataaattttccGGGAAATGAGTATTTATCAAAGAGAGGAAGAGCTAGATAGACTATTAGTCCAGCTGAAGGGACTTTTAATAAAGTACGAGAGCCACAGTTCAAGTGCTCAGAGTGACAAATACGCCGAAGGTGTTTTAATTTACGAGAGGGTGAAGTGCGCAGAATCTGCCTACGCGAAAGAAATTGAGAAGCTGCAGCACCAATCTAAGGGATCGCATAATCTCCGTTTACAGGACAAACAGAAGCTTTTGAGTGAATTGAAATTCAAATTAGATCATTTAAAGAGTCTCGTTGAAGCCAATCAGGATAAGTTATCTGATAAACATGCTGATCCTAACTTACCTTACAGTAATAAACTTATCGTTTGGGGTAATGAAATTCAAGATAAGACTCAAGTACACCTTATTCACTTCTTTAgtcataattatataaaatgcTATATACCGTAccataataatagtataataatagtataattgtataataatagtgtacgatatattttataattccttataaatttattgtttaaaattgtgtaggaCAGTATAAATAGGATACGTGATTTAACGATAGATAGTGAGAAGATTGGAGCTGATGTAACCACTGATTTGGAACAGCAAAACGAGAGTCTAAACAGAATCCGTGTTACTATTCACGGAGTTGACGAGAACTTGGCAGCTGCTAAAAACACCGTTAAGACTATTGCATCGGCAATCGTTAGGGATAAATGTACCATCATCCTCGTCGTCACTATTATTCTATTGATTGTATCAATTGGACTTTGCGCCTACTTTTTCAGGGACATTAAAACCTAATTTACTCTAATTCACactttgtaatatattttaatctcAATAATAGTCATTGTAGCACACTTTTAGTGTATATACTAAACActaaatatgtgtaaaaataattgtatacaTATAAGtcttaagtatattaatacaaAATACTGTGTATAAATTGTCAACGACATTCAAAGAAATCCGAGAGGTATTTAATGATCCAGAGGGGTAGAAACTgatgaaataatttaataatcaCGTAATTCTCAATCTTGTCCTCATCAATGTGACTATTGGCGTAGTAAAAGCTGTCATGggtgtttaattttacgatgtaattaatagtgttaaagACCAAAAGCTCGAAAATGTTAATCCGCTTCATCTGCTGCACATCGTCGTCATCCAAATTTGAGGCGTTATTCACACAGCAATGAGCtgaatttgtataaaattcatgcaaagtattaaatttgaacaaCTTATAATTGTAGTTGTTCTGCTGCAAATGAGCTGGGATCTCATTTAAAAGGTGTCCTAGCTGATAATTATCAGCCACAAACAGTTTAAGAGGCAGTGAGGCTTTTAGGGATAACATGAAGTCGTGGATGCCAACCCTCTTGTTCATCAGTATCTTGTTATTTACCATATTGATCCACTTTAGGTTCAAGCACTTGTTTAGCAATATTTTGTTGAATTTACTactgttaaatatttcatCCCACATGTTTATCTTCCTGTTGTCTGTTGAATTTCCAGCCTCATTAACTGTATTCGTGTTAACCAGGTAACTGTCATAGTAGTTTTCCAAAACAACTGCCAGCTTATTGTATTCCTGGGCATTAAATGAATTGTGCGAATTTGGGTTATATGCCTCAAACGCTGATTCTGAGGAGTCTGAGGTTTCAAAATCATCCCCAGTTTTTTCATCATACTCCACCCCGTCAGCGAAACTGTAATTTTTGCCACTATCCAGAACGTTTGCACCTGAGTCTAGAGTTGAAtcttcaaattttaaacgTAAATCTTTACTTTCCTCATCAACAAAAGCATTCACATTcgtattaatattaattgtaaCACTAGTTGAGAAAGTTTCATCCTTTTTACACgtagtataaatatttttccTAGTTTCATAGGCTGATTTGTGCTTTtcatttgaataattttcacTCTTTTGGTCATTTGGGTGTAGAAGATACAGATGATGCTGGATGAATTTATGATACCAAAGGTACGATAAAACGGTAAGGGACTGGTTGAGTTTAACTTCAACgaaattgttatatttgCTTATTAAATCCAGGTACCCAACTAGTCTGAAAGGCTGTTGGTCTTCTTGGTACAGATTTGAGTTAAAGTACACTACCATTTTTTCTATATTTATCAGATTCACTCCGTTTCCAATAAAACTACTCTTTTCCTTGTGTTCTACTTTTTCTGAGTCACCGCAAGGGTCATTCGACTGTTCGTAGGAGTAATCTGGGTTATAGAAAGTCTTGGATGATTTAACCAGTCTTCTTCCATTCGTTGCACAAATATCAAGTTCCCAAACCTCACCCTTAAACAACACTATTCTTTCATATGGTATCTCAAAATACAACTAAACCCATTGTTACGTTAATATTagtcataatttaataaatataagtAGTATAAGTActaattatgtaaaaagGTATGTGAATGTTGGATCACCTCTGTGTCGTAGAAGAGTGTTAATTTGAGCCTTATGGTTTCTGTGATTGTGATTTTGTAAATCCCCTGCAATTTGTTGATGGCGTAAATACTGCATTTGGGTCTTGATTCTGGCCCATCACTAAGCATTTCAATGCATTTGATACATGAAGATTTCAGTATGATTACTAGTCTAATGTTCTGGTCGATTGTTTTTGACGTTAAGTTTGACAGGTCATGGTTGTACTTGAGGATGAAGAGGTGCGATTTCTTGAAGAATGTTGGTATCTTAAGATTAAACTTCTTGAGGAGATTGGTACagattttattaatatctTCGTGGATGACGAGGTCGCATTCAGGGTCAAGTTTAGTGTTTTGGTAGTTGATTATTATCAGCGGAGAGTCATATTTTCTATAATAGTCATTTGAGGCATAATGGCATGCAGGCTCAATGTGTAAACTTGAGCCCATTACCAGGTGTAAGTCAGACGCTTCTGATTTCAACTTCGATATCTCCTCGTAGTAGGTCTCGTAACAGTCAAACCAATCAAGAACCACATCAGTCAAAACATTCAACGGCGGAAACGTACATAAACCTACACaaatacatatttttaccattataatattattattggtattaagtattattattggtatcaagtattattattggtatcaagtattattattggtattaagtattattattggtatgtagtattattattggtatgtagtattattattggtatgtagtattattattggtatGTAGTATCACTAGGTAGTGtggtttaataaataactttaGTGTATAGTATGAGCATACCGCAAAGATCACCGGTTGGTTTG harbors:
- a CDS encoding Snare region anchored in the vesicle membrane C-terminus family protein, with the translated sequence MSIYQREEELDRLLVQLKGLLIKYESHSSSAQSDKYAEGVLIYERVKCAESAYAKEIEKLQHQSKGSHNLRLQDKQKLLSELKFKLDHLKSLVEANQDKLSDKHADPNLPYSNKLIVWGNEIQDKTQDSINRIRDLTIDSEKIGADVTTDLEQQNESLNRIRVTIHGVDENLAAAKNTVKTIASAIVRDKCTIILVVTIILLIVSIGLCAYFFRDIKT
- the Sir2B gene encoding Sir2 family protein encodes the protein MVNSAYNYASRLKKNNNKGPLGLDELFDTNKQVVKKVNLLYEYLSKSNNTIVHTGAGVSTGSGIPDFRGPTGIWTVMNNTSSNNDNIKTKEYKDKQDESYGPLTKSKRRRKLTDSACIPSMNNSSPGLVNPSDMTENESSSCDPDYLKNEETELNPVKDEETELNPVKDEETELNPVKDEETELNPVKDEETSVKQEENDYVYYGNNKRKIVEFILALPSEAHLSLLELLRRKKIKYIITQNVDGLHAASGIPFDKLSELHGNVFVQRCLFCHKRYQRNYVSPTISFKPTGDLCGLCTFPPLNVLTDVVLDWFDCYETYYEEISKLKSEASDLHLVMGSSLHIEPACHYASNDYYRKYDSPLIIINYQNTKLDPECDLVIHEDINKICTNLLKKFNLKIPTFFKKSHLFILKYNHDLSNLTSKTIDQNIRLVIILKSSCIKCIEMLSDGPESRPKCSIYAINKLQGIYKITITETIRLKLTLFYDTELYFEIPYERIVLFKGEVWELDICATNGRRLVKSSKTFYNPDYSYEQSNDPCGDSEKVEHKEKSSFIGNGVNLINIEKMVVYFNSNLYQEDQQPFRLVGYLDLISKYNNFVEVKLNQSLTVLSYLWYHKFIQHHLYLLHPNDQKSENYSNEKHKSAYETRKNIYTTCKKDETFSTSVTININTNVNAFVDEESKDLRLKFEDSTLDSGANVLDSGKNYSFADGVEYDEKTGDDFETSDSSESAFEAYNPNSHNSFNAQEYNKLAVVLENYYDSYLVNTNTVNEAGNSTDNRKINMWDEIFNSSKFNKILLNKCLNLKWINMVNNKILMNKRVGIHDFMLSLKASLPLKLFVADNYQLGHLLNEIPAHLQQNNYNYKLFKFNTLHEFYTNSAHCCVNNASNLDDDDVQQMKRINIFELLVFNTINYIVKLNTHDSFYYANSHIDEDKIENYVIIKLFHQFLPLWIIKYLSDFFECR